The Alphaproteobacteria bacterium DNA segment CCATATCAATCTGCAAGCGAAACGTATGTTTGGTCATTCCAATATAGATTGTTGAATTTCATTTTGTTTACGAATGATAAATTAATCAAAATAGGTTTAAGCGATTCGGACAAGTGCTCTTTTTGTGGAACCTACACGGAAGATTTGTATCACCTCTTCTTTAACTGCTCCTCTGTGCGGGTCTTCTGGAATAGATTTGCAGTCTGGTGGTCTGATATTAGAGGTGAAAATTTGTCTTTGTCTTTAAAAGACATTATAATTGGCTTTCTTCACAGAAAAGATTTATTAAATTATTTAATAATTCTTGGTAAGATAACTATTTGGGAGTG contains these protein-coding regions:
- a CDS encoding zinc-binding domain-containing protein, with the protein product PYQSASETYVWSFQYRLLNFILFTNDKLIKIGLSDSDKCSFCGTYTEDLYHLFFNCSSVRVFWNRFAVWWSDIRGENLSLSLKDIIIGFLHRKDLLNYLIILGKITIWECRKNKIPPKLRLFLHKVEAKQEVEKIIAIKNRKLRDFYTRWELLL